From the Clostridium putrefaciens genome, one window contains:
- the gcvPA gene encoding aminomethyl-transferring glycine dehydrogenase subunit GcvPA: MYPYIANIDQDKEEMLKAIGVKTMEDLFMDIPENVLLNKELQIEKSASELEVSNRVSELARKNKSIDDYICFLGAGAYDHYIPSVIKHLVSRSEFYTAYTPYQPEISQGTLQGVFEFQSMICELTGLDVANASMYDGPTAAAEAAILSSVSTRRKKVLVSKTVNPETRKVLETYLKFRDVEYVEIEEKDGTTNIESLKGIMDKDTAGVLIQSPNFFGIIEDVSEAEKIIHDNKSLFIMSVDPISLGILKSPGKLGADIAVGEGQALGQNINFGGPCVGFMTATSKLMRKLPGRIVGQTEDVDGKRGFVLTLQAREQHIRREKATSNICSDQTLNAISAAIYMSTLGKQGIKEVAEQCIKKSHYAYNKLIESGKVKPLFKDKPFFKEFAVVLDKDVDKANEGLEDKGILGGYNITKDYEEYKNTMLLCVTEKRSKSDIDKLVKVMEVI; the protein is encoded by the coding sequence ATGTATCCTTATATCGCAAATATAGACCAAGATAAGGAAGAGATGCTTAAAGCCATAGGTGTTAAAACTATGGAAGATCTTTTTATGGATATTCCAGAAAACGTTTTATTAAATAAGGAGCTTCAAATTGAAAAGTCAGCTTCTGAATTAGAAGTATCCAATAGAGTTAGTGAACTTGCAAGAAAGAATAAAAGTATAGATGATTATATTTGTTTCTTAGGGGCAGGTGCTTATGACCATTATATACCATCAGTAATAAAGCATTTAGTATCTAGATCTGAATTTTATACAGCTTATACTCCATATCAACCAGAGATAAGCCAAGGGACATTACAAGGAGTATTTGAATTCCAAAGTATGATTTGCGAGCTTACAGGCCTTGATGTAGCTAATGCATCAATGTATGATGGACCAACAGCAGCAGCAGAAGCAGCAATATTATCATCTGTGTCAACTAGAAGAAAAAAGGTATTAGTATCTAAAACAGTGAATCCTGAAACAAGAAAGGTTTTAGAGACCTACTTAAAGTTTAGAGATGTAGAATATGTTGAAATAGAAGAGAAAGACGGTACTACAAATATAGAAAGCTTAAAAGGTATTATGGACAAAGACACAGCAGGAGTATTAATTCAAAGTCCTAATTTCTTTGGAATAATAGAAGATGTTAGCGAGGCTGAAAAAATAATACATGATAATAAATCACTTTTCATAATGAGTGTAGATCCAATTTCACTTGGTATACTTAAAAGCCCAGGAAAACTAGGGGCGGATATTGCAGTGGGAGAAGGACAAGCACTAGGACAAAACATAAACTTCGGAGGACCTTGCGTAGGATTCATGACAGCAACTTCTAAGCTTATGAGAAAATTACCAGGAAGAATAGTTGGACAAACTGAAGATGTAGATGGAAAAAGAGGTTTTGTATTAACTCTTCAAGCAAGAGAGCAACATATAAGACGTGAAAAGGCAACTTCAAATATATGTTCAGATCAGACATTAAATGCTATATCAGCAGCTATTTATATGTCCACACTTGGAAAGCAAGGAATTAAAGAGGTGGCAGAACAGTGTATAAAGAAATCTCATTATGCTTATAACAAGTTAATTGAATCTGGGAAGGTAAAACCTTTATTTAAAGATAAACCTTTCTTTAAAGAATTTGCAGTAGTTTTAGATAAAGATGTAGATAAAGCTAATGAGGGTCTTGAAGATAAAGGCATATTAGGTGGATACAATATAACAAAGGATTATGAAGAATATAAAAATACTATGCTTTTATGTGTTACAGAAAAAAGAAGTAAATCTGATATAGATAAGCTAGTTAAGGTAATGGAGGTGATATAG
- the lpdA gene encoding dihydrolipoyl dehydrogenase encodes MDKDIIIIGGGPGGYVAAIRAAQLGLAVTVVEKDKLGGTCLNRGCIPTKALYRNAEILNILENIDKFGINVSDYSIDVAKVQDRKNKIVHTLVSGVEQLLKANKVQVISGEATLKDKNTVTVKTIDGVQDIIAKNIIIATGSVPYMPSIKGSEEKGVVTSDELLEFDKIPEELVVLGGGVIGLEFAGIFNAMKTKVTVIKASTTMFPSVDSDITKRYSAYLKKQGIEVKSSVDVKSIERQGGKLVIKAEGKKGEMSITADTILISKGRRANVKGLDIESLGIVMDKKGIRVDENLKTNIEGIYAIGDVNGISLLAHAASHQGVYAVEHIAGLTNEKYEAIIPDCIFVFPEVASVGVTEDEAKKTELQYNASKFMFGANGKALSLGEGDGFIKILSLKEDDTIIGVHIMGPHASDIIHEGALAINNKLSVEDIKKTVHAHPTLSEAFYEAALGLKNEAIHIAPPRK; translated from the coding sequence ATGGATAAGGATATAATTATAATAGGAGGAGGTCCAGGTGGGTATGTGGCTGCTATAAGAGCAGCCCAACTTGGACTTGCTGTTACAGTAGTAGAAAAAGATAAGCTAGGTGGTACGTGTCTTAATAGAGGTTGTATACCTACAAAAGCTCTTTATAGAAATGCTGAAATACTTAATATATTAGAAAATATAGATAAGTTTGGAATAAATGTTTCTGATTACAGCATAGATGTAGCAAAGGTACAAGATAGAAAAAATAAAATTGTACATACTCTAGTATCAGGAGTAGAACAACTTTTAAAAGCTAATAAAGTACAAGTTATTTCTGGAGAGGCTACTTTAAAAGATAAAAATACAGTTACTGTTAAAACTATAGATGGTGTTCAAGATATTATAGCTAAAAACATTATAATAGCTACGGGATCTGTTCCATATATGCCGAGCATAAAGGGTAGTGAAGAAAAAGGTGTTGTAACTAGTGATGAACTTTTAGAATTTGATAAAATACCAGAAGAGTTAGTAGTTTTAGGAGGAGGGGTAATAGGATTAGAATTCGCAGGAATATTTAATGCTATGAAGACTAAAGTTACAGTTATTAAAGCTTCAACAACAATGTTTCCATCTGTAGATAGTGATATTACAAAACGATATTCTGCGTATCTAAAGAAACAAGGCATAGAAGTTAAGTCATCAGTAGATGTAAAATCTATTGAAAGACAAGGGGGAAAACTTGTTATAAAAGCTGAGGGTAAAAAGGGAGAAATGTCTATAACAGCGGATACAATATTGATTTCTAAGGGGAGAAGAGCCAATGTAAAAGGCTTAGATATAGAATCATTAGGTATAGTTATGGATAAAAAAGGTATAAGGGTAGACGAGAATCTTAAAACTAATATAGAGGGTATATATGCGATTGGGGACGTGAACGGTATATCACTTTTAGCTCATGCTGCATCTCATCAAGGAGTTTATGCAGTAGAACATATAGCTGGACTTACAAATGAAAAATATGAAGCAATTATACCAGATTGCATATTTGTATTTCCAGAAGTTGCTTCAGTTGGGGTAACTGAAGATGAGGCTAAAAAAACAGAACTTCAATATAATGCAAGTAAATTTATGTTTGGTGCTAACGGAAAAGCACTATCTCTTGGAGAAGGGGATGGATTTATAAAAATACTATCACTTAAAGAAGATGATACCATAATAGGAGTACACATTATGGGACCACATGCTTCTGACATAATCCATGAAGGGGCACTTGCAATAAATAATAAGCTTAGTGTAGAAGATATCAAAAAAACAGTACATGCACATCCAACATTAAGCGAAGCATTTTATGAAGCTGCTTTAGGATTGAAAAACGAAGCAATTCATATAGCTCCTCCTAGAAAATAA
- the gcvPB gene encoding aminomethyl-transferring glycine dehydrogenase subunit GcvPB: protein MRDYSKLIFELSKDGRKAYSLPKLDVPDIELEELLPKDLLRDDEIELPEVSEVDVVRHYTALSNKNYSVDMGFYPLGSCTMKYNPKINEDMAVLNGFSRIHPYQKEDQIQGALELMYNLSGNLCEITGLDAFTLQPAAGAHGELTGLMIIKEYHRSRGDKKRNKIIVPDSAHGTNPASAKVVGFDIVEIKSNKDGTVDLDALKAVLNDEIAGLMLTNPNTLGLFEKDIRQIADLVHEAGGLLYYDGANLNAVMGLTRPGDMGFDVCHLNLHKTFSTPHGGGGPGSGPVGVKKELEKFLPIPAVKKVNEAFTLDYDKPESIGKIKNFYGNFGVLVRAHTYILTLGSDGLKEASEVAVLNANYIKERLKDYYKIAIDKVCKHEVVFAGIKNKETGVSTLDIAKRLIDYGFHPPTVYFPLIVDSALMIEPTETESKETIDEFIDVMIKIAKEAEKDPEIFKTAPHNTPVRRLDEVKAARTPIVKWSKEN from the coding sequence ATGAGAGATTATAGTAAACTAATATTTGAACTTTCAAAAGACGGAAGAAAAGCATATTCACTTCCAAAGTTAGACGTTCCAGATATAGAGCTTGAGGAGTTGCTTCCAAAGGACCTTTTAAGAGATGATGAAATAGAATTACCAGAAGTTAGTGAAGTTGATGTAGTAAGACATTACACAGCGCTTTCTAATAAGAATTATAGTGTAGATATGGGATTTTATCCACTAGGATCTTGTACTATGAAATACAATCCTAAGATAAATGAAGATATGGCAGTTTTAAATGGTTTTTCTAGAATTCATCCTTATCAAAAAGAAGATCAAATACAAGGTGCTCTAGAACTTATGTATAATCTATCAGGAAATTTATGCGAAATTACAGGACTTGATGCATTTACGCTTCAACCAGCAGCTGGAGCTCATGGAGAGCTTACAGGACTTATGATAATTAAAGAATATCATAGGAGTAGAGGCGATAAAAAGAGAAATAAAATAATAGTTCCTGACTCAGCTCATGGAACTAATCCAGCTAGTGCGAAAGTGGTTGGATTTGATATAGTAGAAATAAAATCAAACAAAGATGGTACTGTAGATCTTGATGCATTAAAAGCGGTATTAAATGACGAGATAGCTGGTCTTATGCTTACAAATCCTAATACATTAGGTTTGTTTGAAAAAGACATAAGACAAATAGCAGATCTTGTTCATGAAGCGGGTGGATTACTTTATTATGATGGAGCTAATCTAAATGCAGTAATGGGACTTACAAGACCTGGAGATATGGGATTTGATGTGTGTCACTTAAATCTTCATAAAACATTCTCTACACCTCATGGTGGAGGGGGACCAGGATCAGGACCCGTTGGAGTTAAAAAAGAATTAGAAAAGTTCTTACCTATTCCAGCAGTTAAAAAAGTAAATGAAGCATTTACCTTAGATTATGATAAGCCAGAGTCTATAGGTAAGATAAAGAATTTTTATGGAAACTTTGGAGTTTTAGTAAGAGCTCATACTTATATATTAACTTTAGGTAGCGATGGATTAAAAGAAGCTTCAGAAGTTGCTGTTCTTAATGCTAACTACATTAAAGAAAGACTAAAAGATTACTATAAGATAGCTATTGATAAAGTATGTAAACATGAAGTAGTATTTGCAGGAATAAAAAATAAAGAAACAGGGGTTTCAACTCTTGATATTGCAAAAAGACTCATAGATTACGGCTTCCATCCACCAACAGTTTATTTCCCTCTTATAGTTGATAGTGCGCTTATGATAGAGCCTACTGAAACTGAGAGCAAAGAAACTATTGATGAGTTTATTGATGTTATGATTAAAATAGCTAAAGAAGCAGAAAAGGATCCTGAAATCTTTAAAACAGCTCCTCACAATACTCCGGTTAGAAGACTAGATGAGGTAAAAGCTGCAAGAACTCCAATTGTAAAATGGAGTAAAGAGAATTAG
- the gcvH gene encoding glycine cleavage system protein GcvH, producing the protein MKVLKELLYTKDHDWVKVEGDKAYIGLTDFAQHSLGSIVFVELPEIDSEFEKEEVFGVIESVKAASDSLMPISGKILEVNEEVVEDPSVLNDNPYDNWLLCVEVTNKEELNELINAENYQELCNKEG; encoded by the coding sequence ATGAAAGTTTTAAAAGAACTATTATATACAAAGGATCACGATTGGGTAAAGGTAGAAGGGGATAAAGCTTATATAGGACTTACAGACTTTGCTCAACACTCTTTAGGATCTATAGTATTTGTTGAATTACCAGAGATAGATAGTGAATTCGAAAAGGAAGAAGTATTTGGAGTTATTGAATCAGTAAAGGCAGCTTCAGATTCTCTTATGCCAATTAGCGGTAAGATATTAGAGGTTAATGAAGAAGTAGTAGAGGATCCTAGTGTTTTAAATGATAATCCATATGATAATTGGTTATTATGTGTAGAAGTAACTAATAAAGAAGAATTAAATGAATTAATAAATGCTGAAAATTATCAGGAGTTATGTAATAAGGAGGGGTAA
- a CDS encoding MBL fold metallo-hydrolase — MELKKINGNSYYVPSGTNIGVYTFKNKNCILIDTGINNTSARKVEEALLENNLHPKYIINTHSHLDHCGGNNYFSNNYPGCITYASSKEKIFMENPEIMPYALFSSYAAKELKKSNTPINVDEVLSYGTNKINDEKIEIISLKGHSMEQIGIITPDKVCYLGDSIFSEEIIKRHPFPYLYNIEESLNTLEYIKTLDADYFMVSHAKIIYSKNEIINLADINIENIQKYINQYLELLDQPLTREDLLESIALLNDIHLGFNEYYINLGATSAFIAYLYNKSLINHSTEDGKLYYFKK; from the coding sequence ATGGAACTAAAAAAAATCAATGGAAATAGTTATTACGTACCCTCCGGTACTAATATTGGAGTATATACATTTAAAAACAAAAATTGTATTCTTATAGACACAGGTATAAATAACACTTCTGCTAGAAAAGTAGAGGAAGCTTTATTAGAAAATAATCTTCATCCTAAATATATAATAAATACACATAGCCACCTAGATCATTGTGGTGGTAATAATTATTTTTCAAACAATTATCCTGGATGCATAACCTATGCTTCTTCAAAAGAAAAGATTTTTATGGAGAATCCTGAAATTATGCCTTATGCACTATTTTCATCCTACGCCGCTAAGGAACTAAAAAAATCTAATACCCCTATAAATGTTGACGAAGTACTAAGTTATGGTACAAACAAAATCAACGATGAAAAGATAGAAATAATTTCATTAAAAGGCCACTCTATGGAGCAAATAGGAATAATAACTCCTGATAAAGTATGCTATCTTGGAGATTCCATATTTAGCGAAGAAATCATAAAAAGACACCCTTTCCCTTATCTATATAATATAGAAGAATCATTAAATACCTTAGAATATATAAAAACCTTAGATGCTGACTACTTTATGGTAAGCCATGCAAAAATCATATATTCTAAAAATGAAATAATAAATCTTGCGGATATCAATATCGAAAATATACAAAAGTATATAAATCAATATTTAGAGCTGTTAGACCAACCTTTAACAAGGGAAGATCTTTTAGAAAGCATTGCCCTATTAAATGATATACATTTAGGTTTTAATGAATACTATATAAATTTAGGTGCTACCTCTGCCTTTATAGCTTACTTATATAATAAATCATTAATCAATCACTCTACAGAAGATGGCAAGCTATATTACTTCAAAAAGTAA
- a CDS encoding cysteine-rich small domain-containing protein — protein sequence MDNNYRFFKNDGCKYFPCHKVKNEEEFNCLFCYCPLYFLEDCGGNKNDINGIKDCSNCLMPHSPKGYDYIVKKIMDVNKTKRESTK from the coding sequence ATGGATAATAATTATAGGTTTTTTAAAAACGATGGGTGTAAGTATTTTCCCTGTCACAAAGTTAAAAATGAAGAAGAGTTTAACTGTTTGTTTTGCTATTGTCCACTTTATTTTTTAGAAGATTGCGGTGGAAATAAGAATGATATTAATGGTATAAAAGATTGTTCAAATTGTTTAATGCCACATTCACCTAAAGGGTATGACTACATAGTAAAGAAGATAATGGACGTAAATAAAACTAAGAGAGAATCAACAAAATAA
- a CDS encoding lipoate--protein ligase, producing the protein MRYINNLNTDAYFNLASEEYLLKHTDEECFMLWRDESCIVVGKNQNTLSEINLDYITENNIKVVRRLTGGGSVFHDLGNINFTFIVNDGQSFNDFEKFVKPIISVLHELGVKAEFSGRNDLLIEGKKFSGNAQCKHKNRVMHHGTLLFSSSMADLSKALVSKPIKFTDKSVKSISSRVTNISDHLNHNPMNVLEFKEAIFNHLVVKEDASIEVFKEEELLIITKLREEKYSTWDWNFGKSPKYNFKEEKKFKGGTVEINIDVKLGVINEIKIYGDFFGREDIIALENTLKGIKHERTAVVEALNDVDMSNYMSNITKEELIQVLF; encoded by the coding sequence ATGAGATATATAAATAATTTAAATACAGACGCTTATTTTAATTTAGCATCAGAAGAATATTTATTAAAGCATACTGATGAGGAATGTTTTATGCTTTGGAGAGACGAATCTTGCATAGTAGTAGGAAAGAATCAAAATACACTTTCTGAAATAAATTTAGATTATATAACAGAAAATAATATAAAGGTAGTTAGAAGACTTACAGGAGGTGGATCTGTATTCCATGATCTTGGAAATATAAACTTCACATTTATAGTAAATGATGGACAAAGCTTTAATGATTTCGAAAAGTTTGTGAAGCCAATAATTTCAGTTTTACATGAACTTGGAGTTAAGGCTGAATTTTCAGGAAGAAATGATCTTTTAATAGAAGGTAAGAAATTTTCAGGAAATGCTCAGTGCAAGCATAAGAATAGGGTAATGCATCACGGTACTTTATTATTTTCTTCAAGTATGGCTGATTTAAGCAAAGCACTTGTTTCAAAACCTATTAAATTTACAGATAAAAGTGTAAAGTCTATTAGTAGCAGAGTTACTAATATAAGTGATCACTTAAACCATAATCCTATGAATGTATTAGAATTTAAAGAGGCAATATTTAACCACTTAGTTGTTAAAGAGGATGCAAGTATTGAAGTGTTTAAAGAAGAAGAATTACTCATTATAACTAAACTTAGAGAAGAAAAGTATAGTACCTGGGATTGGAACTTCGGTAAGTCACCTAAATATAACTTTAAAGAAGAGAAGAAGTTTAAAGGTGGAACAGTAGAAATTAATATTGATGTAAAGCTTGGAGTTATTAATGAAATTAAAATATATGGAGACTTCTTTGGTAGAGAAGATATAATAGCTTTAGAAAATACCCTTAAAGGAATAAAACACGAAAGAACCGCTGTTGTTGAAGCATTAAATGATGTAGATATGTCTAATTACATGTCTAATATTACAAAAGAAGAATTGATCCAAGTATTATTTTGA